One Oncorhynchus clarkii lewisi isolate Uvic-CL-2024 chromosome 31, UVic_Ocla_1.0, whole genome shotgun sequence DNA segment encodes these proteins:
- the LOC139391138 gene encoding lysine-specific demethylase 3B-like isoform X5 translates to MGDSLELIGKRLLLLLSDGRSAAGPEAEQSTWTRDWLRGTVRAVSVIGLASPGVEVFVEFEDCAWRRRSWVQVYGEEVRAVLVESAIVWANCSQPKQTHPAAGVTSGTAWPALAFRCLVDRVGLGSLVPVEFFGSRTLDFLPDGNSLQRFETAKDVRHSLLLEQPSLQAAVSSWHSDFELQEILRKGSYTVQGRKVQVYQCEFEEHWALGLVSRHDPKSHIMEITMDQGEETQVVDPRVIHVMLAEDHFDEKGKNARRRKESDGGKGESGRRRRTASEGEEDMTLKRFKGSGEGAADGQNGSGSTKASEEGMVTWGAELAGGGRRVNSSSSEVTQVYASPNSTSSQMDQSNTPPRYTKENGRALSTQDRQGSADSTTTATPTPPPLKQAPSPFSNTSFPSLGQMPSLVPGALAPKPSPAGPTLEREEPSQSTNPKMAALVSPGPVTISSPSQASAPSVALSASLGFSPKPPVWKGTTNQSEGSKTPILAAAGFRLPQSKPAGASVFGEVSSKTSASSNTPSASQDSSRPFGFAFGGTKNNKAQPQQQDQNLFFQCMTGQKTGQNPGGPNQNQTPGQSQSKDTNYFTAVSESLSKKPPSLFKPSVLAPASAGLFSSATASLKEQSKVPETQSAGNGVLNKNFAVDKLSPSFSSGSGGMRCSGLVMGAMDSPALGGANNRSGTNGVAVGGFGTKTDSHQNLFLQGSKEPSNPFLAYGEKLSHSPFSGKPAPLEPETLGPSSAPESKSNLFTMVELPKGILSSPFVSLSAAAASSSSSPAPGFTQRPQSVTSSKPKESSSTGDQGSSAEGGSLDDRPSSTSGFPMFGSAVAGGSGENAPMPFDQGQAQKFALEERGQASKRDSDSSDNSDLSDLSETEEGLERGHAPGGLVGPVKEGAMLLQKGKGPGVAKSRPRNKPFKVGQSVLKDVTKVRRLKQSGESFLQDGSCINVAPHLHKCRECRMERYRKYREQEPDDDDPNVACRFFHFRRLAFTRKGILRVEGFLSPQQSDAMAMGLWLPSPSVQEGLDLDTSKYILANVGDQFCQLVMSEKEAMMMVEPHQKVAWKRAVRGVREMCDVCETTVFNIHWVCRKCGFGVCLDCYRQRRNRPMEEVDEGPDDEVFSWLKCVKGQRHEPQNLMPTQIIPGTALYNIGDMVHSARGKWGIKANCPCTSRHHRPLVRPSAPNGISQQSAVSSSTGSSGSGPITGGGGPAGSTTPKPEGAEMTVVKTEPTSTTTSEGGGGGVDSNGANHTSATPNPAQTPTPKDPRPSTGEGNSTALHWLADLATQKAKVEDTKDSGSMRSVMGRDTRSPFGLDSFSALSKPSSSSSSPKLFNSLLLGSSNSQPKPEGSSLRDLLNSGPGRLPQGPGDSGVTFPSVFSTSVAGDKLKGSLPNFLDHIIASVVETKKAEGRRLGEGGSELGGVGRRDGVMGLSVLDPHTSHSWLCDGRLLCLQDPSNTNNWKIFRECWKQGQPVLVSGIHKRLKGALWRPEAFSEEFGDQDVDLVNCRNCAIISDVKVRDFWDGFQIISKRLKGSDGQPMVLKLKDWPPGEDFRDMMPTRFDDLMDNLPLPEYTKRDGRLNLASRLPNFFVRPDLGPKMYNAYGLMETEDRSVGTTNLHLDVSDAVNVMVYVGIPEGEGDHVKEMDIAGCKEVMTTIEEGDVDEMTKRRVYEAKEKPGALWHIYSAKDAEKIRELLRKVGEEQGQENPPDHDPIHDQSWYLDGVLRRRLYEEYGVQGWAIVQFLGDAVFIPAGAPHQVHNLYSCIKVAEDFVSPEHVKHCFRLTQEFRHLSTTHSNHEDKLQVKNIIYHAVKDAVGTLRAHEPKLARS, encoded by the exons ATGGGGGACTCTCTTGAACTGATTGGGAAGCGACTTCTACTGCTCCTCAGCGATGGAAGGTCCGCAGCCGGACCCGAAGCGGAGCAGTCCACTTGGACTCGCGACTGGCTCCGGGGGACCGTCCGGGCTGTCAGCGTCATAGGTTTGGCCAGCCCAGGGGTAGAG GTGTTTGTGGAGTTTGAGGACTGTGCGTGGCGCAGGCGCTCCTGGGTACAGGTGtatggggaggaggtgagagctgTACTGGTAGAGAGTGCCATTGTCTGGGCTAACTGCAGTCAGCCCAAGCAGACCCACCCTGCAGCTGGAGTAACCTCTGGGACAGCCTGGCCAGCTCTG GCGTTCCGGTGTCTAGTGGACCGTGTGGGTCTTGGATCCCTTGTCCCAGTAGAGTTCTTTGGGAGCAGAACCCTGGACTTCCTCCCTGATGGGAATTCACTCCAGAGATTTGAG ACAGCGAAAGACGTGAGGCACTCTCTCCTACTGGAGCAGCCTTCTCTGCAGGCTGCAGTTTCCAGCTGGCACAGTGACTTTGAGCTGCAGGAGATCCTCAGGAAGG GCTCCTACACCGTCCAGGGCCGGAAGGTTCAGGTGTACCAGTGTGAGTTTGAGGAGCACTGGGCCCTGGGCTTGGTCTCTCGGCACGACCCCAAATCACACATCATGGAGATCACCAtggaccag GGAGAGGAGACTCAAGTGGTGGATCCCCGGGTAATACATGTGATGCTGGCTGAAGATCACTTTGATGAG AAAGGGAAGAATGCTCGACGGAGGAAGGAGAGCGACGGAGGGAAGGGCGAGAGCGGCCGTAGACGGAGGACAGCCTCGGAGGGCGAGGAGGACATGACCCTGAAGCGCTTTAAGGGTTCGGGAGAGGGAGCAGCAGACGGACAGAACGGGAGCGGCTCCACCAAGGCCTCTGAAGAGGGGATGGTGACATGGGGAGCAGAGTTAGCAGGAGGAGGACGCAGAGTGAACAGCAGTTCCTCTGAAGTCACACAGGTTTACGCCTCCCCGAACAGCACTTCCTCCCAGATGGACCAATCAAACACTCCGCCTCGCTACACCAAGGAGAACGGACGTGCCCTCTCCACACAAGACAGACAGGGGTCTGCTGACTCCACCACCACAGCCACCCCCACTCCACCCCCCCTCAAACAagccccctcccccttctccaacACTTCCTTCCCCTCTCTGGGCCAGATGCCCAGCCTGGTCCCTGGAGCTTTGGCCCCAAAGCCCTCCCCAGCAGGACCCACcctagagagagaagagccatCCCAGTCTACCAACCCCAAGATGGCTGCCCTAGTCTCCCCAGGCCCGGTGACCATCTCATCCCCATCTCAAGCCAGTGCCCCCAGCGtggctctctctgcctcccttggCTTCAGCCCCAAACCCCCTGTCTGGAAAGGAACAACCAACCAGTCGGAG GGCTCTAAGACTCCCATCCTGGCTGCGGCTGGGTTCCGGCTTCCCCAGTCCAAGCCTGCTGGGGCTTCCGTGTTCGGAGAGGTGAGCTCCAAGACCAGCGCTTCCTCCAATACACCGTCAGCCTCCCAGGACTCCTCTAGACCCTTCGGATTTGCCTTTGGAGGCACCAAGAACAACAAGGCCCAACCGCAGCAGCAGGACCAGAACTTATTCTTCCAGTGTATGACGGGTCAGAAGACTGGCCAGAACCCTGGTGGTCCTAACCAGAACCAGACTCCAGGTCAGAGCCAGTCTAAGGACACCAACTACTTCACAGCAGTGTCAGAGAGCTTGAGTAAGAAGCCTCCTAGCCTGTTCAAGCCCTCTGTTCTGGCCCCAGCATCAGCTGGCCTGTTTAGCTCAGCTACAGCTTCTCTCAAAGAGCAGTCCAAAGTGCCTGAGACCCAATCGGCAGGCAACGGAGTGCTCAACAAGAATTTTGCTGTGGACAAACTCTCACCTTCCTTCAGCAGTGGCTCTGGGGGGATGaggtgttctggtctggtcatgGGGGCGATGGACTCCCCAGCTCTGGGTGGTGCTAACAACAGGAGTGGCACTAACGGTGTCGCGGTGGGCGGCTTTGGCACCAAGACAGACAGCCACCAGAACCTGTTCCTCCAGGGCTCCAAGGAGCCCTCCAACCCCTTCCTGGCCTACGGGGAGAAGCTCTCCCACAGTCCCTTCAGTGGCAAACCAGCCCCTCTGGAGCCTGAGACCCTGGGCCCGTCTTCAGCTCCGGAGAGCAAATCCAACCTGTTCACCATGGTCGAGCTGCCCAAGGGCATTCTGTCTTCCCCCTTCGTCTCCCTCTCAGCTGCcgctgcctccagttcttcctcCCCAGCCCCTGGCTTCACCCAGAGGCCCCAGTCAGTAACCTCCTCCAAGCCCAAGGAGAGTTCCTCCACAGGAGATCAGGGCTCCTCAGCTGAGGGTGGTTCTCTGGATGACCGACCCAGCTCCACCTCAGGCTTCCCCATGTTTGGGAGTGCAGTCGCTGGAGGGAGTGGTGAGAATGCACCCAtgccttttgaccagggccaggcCCAAAAGTTTGCCCTGGAGGAGCGAGGTCAGGCATCTAAACGTGACTCTGACTCCAGCGACAACAGCGACCTGTCGGACCTAAGTGAGACAGAGGAGGGTCTGGAGAGGGGCCATGCACCTGGGGGCCTCGTGGGGCCCGTCAAGGAGGGAGCCATGCTGCTGCAGAAGGGTAAAGGGCCCGGGGTGGCCAAGAGCCGGCCACGCAACAAGCCCTTCAAAG TGGGCCAGTCAGTGCTGAAGGACGTGACTAAGGTGCGTCGTCTGAAGCAGTCAGGAGAGTCATTCCTGCAGGACGGTTCCTGTATCAACGTGGCGCCCCACCTCCACAAGTGTCGCGAGTGTCGCATGGAGCGCTACAGGAAGTACCGGGAGCAGGAGCCTGACGACGACGACCCCAACGTGGCCTGCCGCTTCTTCCACTTCCGCAG GCTGGCATTCACACGTAAGGGCATTCTGCGTGTGGAGGGCTTCCTGAGCCCCCAGCAGAGCGATGCCATGGCCATGGGACTGTGGCTTCCCTCGCCGTCCGTACAGGAGGGCCTGGACCTGGACACCTCCAAGTACATCCTGGCCAACGTGGGAGACCAGTTCTGTCAGCTCGTCATGTCTGAGAAGGAGGCCATGATGATGGTTGAGCCACATC AGAAAGTGGCGTGGAAGCGTGCGGTGCGCGGTGTCAGGGAGATGTGCGACGTATGTGAGACCACTGTCTTCAACATCCACTGGGTCTGCAGGAAGTGTGGCTTCGGGGTGTGCCTGGACTGCTACCGGCAACGCAGGAACCGCCCTATGGAGG AGGTGGACGAGGGGCCTGATGACGAGGTGTTCTCCTGGTTGAAGTGTGTAAAGGGCCAGAGACACGAGCCTCAGAACCTCATGCCCACACAGATCATACCTGGAACTG CTCTCTATAACATAGGGGATATGGTGCACTCAGCCAGGGGCAAATGGGGCATCAAGGCAAACTGCCCCTGCACCAGCCGGCACCACAGGCCCCTAGTGCGCCCTAGCGCCCCCAATGGCATCTCACAG CAGTCTGCTGTCTCTTCCAGCACGGGGAGCAGTGGTAGTGGACCAATCACAGGTGGCGGGGGTCCAGCGGGTTCAACCACTCCTAAGCCAGAGGGGGCGGAGATGACAGTGGTCAAAACAGAGCCTACTTCCACCACAACgtcagaaggaggaggagggggggttgaTAGTAATGGGGCCAACCATACCAGCGCCACCCCAAACCCTGCCCAGACCCCCACCCCCAAAGACCCTCGCCCCTCCACGGGTGAGGGAAACTCCACCGCCTTGCACTGGTTGGCAGACCTTGCCACTCAGAAAGCTAAGGTGGAAGACACAAAAG ATTCTGGGTCGATGCGCTCTGTGATGGGCCGGGACACACGCTCTCCCTTCGGCCTGGACTCGTTCAGCGCCCTGTCCAAGCCTTCGTCTTCCTCCTCCAGTCCTAAACTGTTCAACAGCCTGCTGCTGGGCTCCAGCAATAGCCAGCCCAAACCAGAGGGCTCCAGCCTCCGAGACCTGCTCAACTCTGGACCCGGGAGGCTCCCCCAGGGCCCCGGAGACTCTGGAGTAACCTTCCCATCTGTCTTCTCCACCTCAGTAGCT gGAGACAAGTTGAAGGGCAGCCTGCCTAACTTCCTGGACCATATCATCGCCTCGGTGGTGGAGACCAAGAAGGCGGAGGGCCGTCGTTTGGGGGAGGGCGGCAGTGAGCTAGGCGGGGTTGGCCGTAGGGACGGGGTTATGGGCCTCAGCGTGCTAGACCCCCACACCTCCCACTCCTGGCTCTGTGACGGACGCCTGCTCTGCCTGCAGGACCCCTCCAACACCAACAACTGGAAGATCTTCAGAGAGTGTTGGAAACAGGGCCAG CCGGTGCTGGTGTCTGGTATCCATAAGCGTCTGAAGGGGGCTCTGTGGCGGCCTGAGGCCTTCAGCGAGGAGTTTGGGGACCAGGATGTTGACCTGGTCAACTGTCGGAACTGTGCCATCATCTCTGACGTCAAGGTTCGAGACTTCTGGGACGGCTTCCAGATCATCTCCA agCGTCTGAAGGGTAGTGATGGTCAGCCCATGGTTTTGAAGCTGAAGGACTGGCCTCCTGGAGAAGACTTCAGAGACATGATGCCCACACGGTTTGATGACCTAATGGACAACCTCCCCCTCCCAGAGTACACTAAGAGAGACGGCCGTCTGAACCTGGCCTCCCGCCTGCCCAACTTCTTTGTCAGGCCAGACCTGGGGCCTAAGATGTATAATGCTTATG gTCTGATGGAGACAGAAGACCGGAGTGTTGGCACCACCAACCTGCATCTGGACGTGTCTGATGCCGTCAACGTTATGGTGTACGTGGGCATccctgagggagagggagaccacGTCAAGG AGATGGATATCGCTGGATGTAAAG AGGTGATGACCACCATCGAGGAGGGTGATGTGGATGAGATGACCAAGAGGAGGGTGTATGAGGCCAAGGAGAAGCCCGGGGCACTCTGGCACATCTACTCTGCCAAGGACGCTGAGAAGATCCGCGAGCTTCTCCGCAAG GTGGGTGAGGAGCAGGGCCAGGAGAATCCGCCGGACCATGACCCTATCCACGACCAGAGCTGGTACCTGGACGGGGTGCTGCGCAGGAGGCTGTATGAGGAGTATGGTGTGCAGGGCTGGGCCATCGTACAGTTCCTGGGAGACGCAGTCTTCATTCCTGCCGGGGCTCCCCACCAG GTCCATAACCTGTACAGCTGTATCAAGGTGGCGGAGGACTTTGTGTCTCCTGAGCACGTGAAGCACTGTTTCAGACTGACCCAGGAGTTCAGACACCTGTCCACCACACACTCCAACCACGAGGACAAGCTGCAG GTGAAGAACATCATCTACCATGCCGTAAAGGACGCTGTGGGGACACTGAGGGCCCACGAACCCAAGCTAGCACGCTCTTAG
- the LOC139391138 gene encoding lysine-specific demethylase 3B-like isoform X3, producing the protein MGDSLELIGKRLLLLLSDGRSAAGPEAEQSTWTRDWLRGTVRAVSVIGLASPGVEVSGGEATTTAAAGLTVFVEFEDCAWRRRSWVQVYGEEVRAVLVESAIVWANCSQPKQTHPAAGVTSGTAWPALAFRCLVDRVGLGSLVPVEFFGSRTLDFLPDGNSLQRFETAKDVRHSLLLEQPSLQAAVSSWHSDFELQEILRKGSYTVQGRKVQVYQCEFEEHWALGLVSRHDPKSHIMEITMDQGEETQVVDPRVIHVMLAEDHFDEKGKNARRRKESDGGKGESGRRRRTASEGEEDMTLKRFKGSGEGAADGQNGSGSTKASEEGMVTWGAELAGGGRRVNSSSSEVTQVYASPNSTSSQMDQSNTPPRYTKENGRALSTQDRQGSADSTTTATPTPPPLKQAPSPFSNTSFPSLGQMPSLVPGALAPKPSPAGPTLEREEPSQSTNPKMAALVSPGPVTISSPSQASAPSVALSASLGFSPKPPVWKGTTNQSEGSKTPILAAAGFRLPQSKPAGASVFGEVSSKTSASSNTPSASQDSSRPFGFAFGGTKNNKAQPQQQDQNLFFQCMTGQKTGQNPGGPNQNQTPGQSQSKDTNYFTAVSESLSKKPPSLFKPSVLAPASAGLFSSATASLKEQSKVPETQSAGNGVLNKNFAVDKLSPSFSSGSGGMRCSGLVMGAMDSPALGGANNRSGTNGVAVGGFGTKTDSHQNLFLQGSKEPSNPFLAYGEKLSHSPFSGKPAPLEPETLGPSSAPESKSNLFTMVELPKGILSSPFVSLSAAAASSSSSPAPGFTQRPQSVTSSKPKESSSTGDQGSSAEGGSLDDRPSSTSGFPMFGSAVAGGSGENAPMPFDQGQAQKFALEERGQASKRDSDSSDNSDLSDLSETEEGLERGHAPGGLVGPVKEGAMLLQKGKGPGVAKSRPRNKPFKVGQSVLKDVTKVRRLKQSGESFLQDGSCINVAPHLHKCRECRMERYRKYREQEPDDDDPNVACRFFHFRRLAFTRKGILRVEGFLSPQQSDAMAMGLWLPSPSVQEGLDLDTSKYILANVGDQFCQLVMSEKEAMMMVEPHQKVAWKRAVRGVREMCDVCETTVFNIHWVCRKCGFGVCLDCYRQRRNRPMEEVDEGPDDEVFSWLKCVKGQRHEPQNLMPTQIIPGTALYNIGDMVHSARGKWGIKANCPCTSRHHRPLVRPSAPNGISQQSAVSSSTGSSGSGPITGGGGPAGSTTPKPEGAEMTVVKTEPTSTTTSEGGGGGVDSNGANHTSATPNPAQTPTPKDPRPSTGEGNSTALHWLADLATQKAKVEDTKDSGSMRSVMGRDTRSPFGLDSFSALSKPSSSSSSPKLFNSLLLGSSNSQPKPEGSSLRDLLNSGPGRLPQGPGDSGVTFPSVFSTSVAGDKLKGSLPNFLDHIIASVVETKKAEGRRLGEGGSELGGVGRRDGVMGLSVLDPHTSHSWLCDGRLLCLQDPSNTNNWKIFRECWKQGQPVLVSGIHKRLKGALWRPEAFSEEFGDQDVDLVNCRNCAIISDVKVRDFWDGFQIISKRLKGSDGQPMVLKLKDWPPGEDFRDMMPTRFDDLMDNLPLPEYTKRDGRLNLASRLPNFFVRPDLGPKMYNAYGLMETEDRSVGTTNLHLDVSDAVNVMVYVGIPEGEGDHVKEVMTTIEEGDVDEMTKRRVYEAKEKPGALWHIYSAKDAEKIRELLRKVGEEQGQENPPDHDPIHDQSWYLDGVLRRRLYEEYGVQGWAIVQFLGDAVFIPAGAPHQVHNLYSCIKVAEDFVSPEHVKHCFRLTQEFRHLSTTHSNHEDKLQVKNIIYHAVKDAVGTLRAHEPKLARS; encoded by the exons ATGGGGGACTCTCTTGAACTGATTGGGAAGCGACTTCTACTGCTCCTCAGCGATGGAAGGTCCGCAGCCGGACCCGAAGCGGAGCAGTCCACTTGGACTCGCGACTGGCTCCGGGGGACCGTCCGGGCTGTCAGCGTCATAGGTTTGGCCAGCCCAGGGGTAGAGGTGAGCGGAGGAGAGGCGACAACAACAGCAGCTGCGGGGCTGACG GTGTTTGTGGAGTTTGAGGACTGTGCGTGGCGCAGGCGCTCCTGGGTACAGGTGtatggggaggaggtgagagctgTACTGGTAGAGAGTGCCATTGTCTGGGCTAACTGCAGTCAGCCCAAGCAGACCCACCCTGCAGCTGGAGTAACCTCTGGGACAGCCTGGCCAGCTCTG GCGTTCCGGTGTCTAGTGGACCGTGTGGGTCTTGGATCCCTTGTCCCAGTAGAGTTCTTTGGGAGCAGAACCCTGGACTTCCTCCCTGATGGGAATTCACTCCAGAGATTTGAG ACAGCGAAAGACGTGAGGCACTCTCTCCTACTGGAGCAGCCTTCTCTGCAGGCTGCAGTTTCCAGCTGGCACAGTGACTTTGAGCTGCAGGAGATCCTCAGGAAGG GCTCCTACACCGTCCAGGGCCGGAAGGTTCAGGTGTACCAGTGTGAGTTTGAGGAGCACTGGGCCCTGGGCTTGGTCTCTCGGCACGACCCCAAATCACACATCATGGAGATCACCAtggaccag GGAGAGGAGACTCAAGTGGTGGATCCCCGGGTAATACATGTGATGCTGGCTGAAGATCACTTTGATGAG AAAGGGAAGAATGCTCGACGGAGGAAGGAGAGCGACGGAGGGAAGGGCGAGAGCGGCCGTAGACGGAGGACAGCCTCGGAGGGCGAGGAGGACATGACCCTGAAGCGCTTTAAGGGTTCGGGAGAGGGAGCAGCAGACGGACAGAACGGGAGCGGCTCCACCAAGGCCTCTGAAGAGGGGATGGTGACATGGGGAGCAGAGTTAGCAGGAGGAGGACGCAGAGTGAACAGCAGTTCCTCTGAAGTCACACAGGTTTACGCCTCCCCGAACAGCACTTCCTCCCAGATGGACCAATCAAACACTCCGCCTCGCTACACCAAGGAGAACGGACGTGCCCTCTCCACACAAGACAGACAGGGGTCTGCTGACTCCACCACCACAGCCACCCCCACTCCACCCCCCCTCAAACAagccccctcccccttctccaacACTTCCTTCCCCTCTCTGGGCCAGATGCCCAGCCTGGTCCCTGGAGCTTTGGCCCCAAAGCCCTCCCCAGCAGGACCCACcctagagagagaagagccatCCCAGTCTACCAACCCCAAGATGGCTGCCCTAGTCTCCCCAGGCCCGGTGACCATCTCATCCCCATCTCAAGCCAGTGCCCCCAGCGtggctctctctgcctcccttggCTTCAGCCCCAAACCCCCTGTCTGGAAAGGAACAACCAACCAGTCGGAG GGCTCTAAGACTCCCATCCTGGCTGCGGCTGGGTTCCGGCTTCCCCAGTCCAAGCCTGCTGGGGCTTCCGTGTTCGGAGAGGTGAGCTCCAAGACCAGCGCTTCCTCCAATACACCGTCAGCCTCCCAGGACTCCTCTAGACCCTTCGGATTTGCCTTTGGAGGCACCAAGAACAACAAGGCCCAACCGCAGCAGCAGGACCAGAACTTATTCTTCCAGTGTATGACGGGTCAGAAGACTGGCCAGAACCCTGGTGGTCCTAACCAGAACCAGACTCCAGGTCAGAGCCAGTCTAAGGACACCAACTACTTCACAGCAGTGTCAGAGAGCTTGAGTAAGAAGCCTCCTAGCCTGTTCAAGCCCTCTGTTCTGGCCCCAGCATCAGCTGGCCTGTTTAGCTCAGCTACAGCTTCTCTCAAAGAGCAGTCCAAAGTGCCTGAGACCCAATCGGCAGGCAACGGAGTGCTCAACAAGAATTTTGCTGTGGACAAACTCTCACCTTCCTTCAGCAGTGGCTCTGGGGGGATGaggtgttctggtctggtcatgGGGGCGATGGACTCCCCAGCTCTGGGTGGTGCTAACAACAGGAGTGGCACTAACGGTGTCGCGGTGGGCGGCTTTGGCACCAAGACAGACAGCCACCAGAACCTGTTCCTCCAGGGCTCCAAGGAGCCCTCCAACCCCTTCCTGGCCTACGGGGAGAAGCTCTCCCACAGTCCCTTCAGTGGCAAACCAGCCCCTCTGGAGCCTGAGACCCTGGGCCCGTCTTCAGCTCCGGAGAGCAAATCCAACCTGTTCACCATGGTCGAGCTGCCCAAGGGCATTCTGTCTTCCCCCTTCGTCTCCCTCTCAGCTGCcgctgcctccagttcttcctcCCCAGCCCCTGGCTTCACCCAGAGGCCCCAGTCAGTAACCTCCTCCAAGCCCAAGGAGAGTTCCTCCACAGGAGATCAGGGCTCCTCAGCTGAGGGTGGTTCTCTGGATGACCGACCCAGCTCCACCTCAGGCTTCCCCATGTTTGGGAGTGCAGTCGCTGGAGGGAGTGGTGAGAATGCACCCAtgccttttgaccagggccaggcCCAAAAGTTTGCCCTGGAGGAGCGAGGTCAGGCATCTAAACGTGACTCTGACTCCAGCGACAACAGCGACCTGTCGGACCTAAGTGAGACAGAGGAGGGTCTGGAGAGGGGCCATGCACCTGGGGGCCTCGTGGGGCCCGTCAAGGAGGGAGCCATGCTGCTGCAGAAGGGTAAAGGGCCCGGGGTGGCCAAGAGCCGGCCACGCAACAAGCCCTTCAAAG TGGGCCAGTCAGTGCTGAAGGACGTGACTAAGGTGCGTCGTCTGAAGCAGTCAGGAGAGTCATTCCTGCAGGACGGTTCCTGTATCAACGTGGCGCCCCACCTCCACAAGTGTCGCGAGTGTCGCATGGAGCGCTACAGGAAGTACCGGGAGCAGGAGCCTGACGACGACGACCCCAACGTGGCCTGCCGCTTCTTCCACTTCCGCAG GCTGGCATTCACACGTAAGGGCATTCTGCGTGTGGAGGGCTTCCTGAGCCCCCAGCAGAGCGATGCCATGGCCATGGGACTGTGGCTTCCCTCGCCGTCCGTACAGGAGGGCCTGGACCTGGACACCTCCAAGTACATCCTGGCCAACGTGGGAGACCAGTTCTGTCAGCTCGTCATGTCTGAGAAGGAGGCCATGATGATGGTTGAGCCACATC AGAAAGTGGCGTGGAAGCGTGCGGTGCGCGGTGTCAGGGAGATGTGCGACGTATGTGAGACCACTGTCTTCAACATCCACTGGGTCTGCAGGAAGTGTGGCTTCGGGGTGTGCCTGGACTGCTACCGGCAACGCAGGAACCGCCCTATGGAGG AGGTGGACGAGGGGCCTGATGACGAGGTGTTCTCCTGGTTGAAGTGTGTAAAGGGCCAGAGACACGAGCCTCAGAACCTCATGCCCACACAGATCATACCTGGAACTG CTCTCTATAACATAGGGGATATGGTGCACTCAGCCAGGGGCAAATGGGGCATCAAGGCAAACTGCCCCTGCACCAGCCGGCACCACAGGCCCCTAGTGCGCCCTAGCGCCCCCAATGGCATCTCACAG CAGTCTGCTGTCTCTTCCAGCACGGGGAGCAGTGGTAGTGGACCAATCACAGGTGGCGGGGGTCCAGCGGGTTCAACCACTCCTAAGCCAGAGGGGGCGGAGATGACAGTGGTCAAAACAGAGCCTACTTCCACCACAACgtcagaaggaggaggagggggggttgaTAGTAATGGGGCCAACCATACCAGCGCCACCCCAAACCCTGCCCAGACCCCCACCCCCAAAGACCCTCGCCCCTCCACGGGTGAGGGAAACTCCACCGCCTTGCACTGGTTGGCAGACCTTGCCACTCAGAAAGCTAAGGTGGAAGACACAAAAG ATTCTGGGTCGATGCGCTCTGTGATGGGCCGGGACACACGCTCTCCCTTCGGCCTGGACTCGTTCAGCGCCCTGTCCAAGCCTTCGTCTTCCTCCTCCAGTCCTAAACTGTTCAACAGCCTGCTGCTGGGCTCCAGCAATAGCCAGCCCAAACCAGAGGGCTCCAGCCTCCGAGACCTGCTCAACTCTGGACCCGGGAGGCTCCCCCAGGGCCCCGGAGACTCTGGAGTAACCTTCCCATCTGTCTTCTCCACCTCAGTAGCT gGAGACAAGTTGAAGGGCAGCCTGCCTAACTTCCTGGACCATATCATCGCCTCGGTGGTGGAGACCAAGAAGGCGGAGGGCCGTCGTTTGGGGGAGGGCGGCAGTGAGCTAGGCGGGGTTGGCCGTAGGGACGGGGTTATGGGCCTCAGCGTGCTAGACCCCCACACCTCCCACTCCTGGCTCTGTGACGGACGCCTGCTCTGCCTGCAGGACCCCTCCAACACCAACAACTGGAAGATCTTCAGAGAGTGTTGGAAACAGGGCCAG CCGGTGCTGGTGTCTGGTATCCATAAGCGTCTGAAGGGGGCTCTGTGGCGGCCTGAGGCCTTCAGCGAGGAGTTTGGGGACCAGGATGTTGACCTGGTCAACTGTCGGAACTGTGCCATCATCTCTGACGTCAAGGTTCGAGACTTCTGGGACGGCTTCCAGATCATCTCCA agCGTCTGAAGGGTAGTGATGGTCAGCCCATGGTTTTGAAGCTGAAGGACTGGCCTCCTGGAGAAGACTTCAGAGACATGATGCCCACACGGTTTGATGACCTAATGGACAACCTCCCCCTCCCAGAGTACACTAAGAGAGACGGCCGTCTGAACCTGGCCTCCCGCCTGCCCAACTTCTTTGTCAGGCCAGACCTGGGGCCTAAGATGTATAATGCTTATG gTCTGATGGAGACAGAAGACCGGAGTGTTGGCACCACCAACCTGCATCTGGACGTGTCTGATGCCGTCAACGTTATGGTGTACGTGGGCATccctgagggagagggagaccacGTCAAGG AGGTGATGACCACCATCGAGGAGGGTGATGTGGATGAGATGACCAAGAGGAGGGTGTATGAGGCCAAGGAGAAGCCCGGGGCACTCTGGCACATCTACTCTGCCAAGGACGCTGAGAAGATCCGCGAGCTTCTCCGCAAG GTGGGTGAGGAGCAGGGCCAGGAGAATCCGCCGGACCATGACCCTATCCACGACCAGAGCTGGTACCTGGACGGGGTGCTGCGCAGGAGGCTGTATGAGGAGTATGGTGTGCAGGGCTGGGCCATCGTACAGTTCCTGGGAGACGCAGTCTTCATTCCTGCCGGGGCTCCCCACCAG GTCCATAACCTGTACAGCTGTATCAAGGTGGCGGAGGACTTTGTGTCTCCTGAGCACGTGAAGCACTGTTTCAGACTGACCCAGGAGTTCAGACACCTGTCCACCACACACTCCAACCACGAGGACAAGCTGCAG GTGAAGAACATCATCTACCATGCCGTAAAGGACGCTGTGGGGACACTGAGGGCCCACGAACCCAAGCTAGCACGCTCTTAG